From Aedes albopictus strain Foshan chromosome 1, AalbF5, whole genome shotgun sequence, one genomic window encodes:
- the LOC109432989 gene encoding myophilin gives MAPRNKEQEQEVLEWISAVLGEKLPPGAYEDVLKDGVVLCKLANKLVPGSVKKIQERGTNFQLMENVQRFQAAIKKYGVPEEEIFQTADLFERRNIPQVTLCLYSLGRITQKHPEYNGPTLGPKMAEKNERTFTEEQLRANEGQLNLQMGYNKGASQSGHGGFGNTRHM, from the exons ATGGCG CCCCGCAACAAGGAACAGGAACAGGAGGTCCTGGAATGGATCAGCGCAGTGCTGGGTGAGAAACTGCCACCGGGTGCCTACGAGGATGTCCTCAAGGACGGCGTCGTCCTGTGCAAACTGGCTAACAAGCTGGTACCGGGTTCGGTCAAGAAGATCCAGGAACGTGGCACCAACTTCCAGCTGATGGAGAACGTCCAGCGATTCCAGGCCGCCATCAAAAAGTACGGCGTACCGGAGGAGGAGATTTTCCAGACGGCGGATCTGTTCGAACGCCGCAACATCCCCCAGGTGACGCTGTGCCTGTACTCGCTGGGACGGATT ACCCAGAAACACCCAGAGTACAACGGACCGACCCTCGGACCGAAGATGGCCGAAAAGAACGAGCGTACCTTCACCGAGGAGCAGCTGCGGGCCAACGAGGGTCAGTTGAATCTACAGATGGGCTACAACAAGGGAGCGTCCCAGTCCGGACACGGTGGATTCGGCAACACGCGTCACATGTAG